A stretch of Dysidea avara chromosome 5, odDysAvar1.4, whole genome shotgun sequence DNA encodes these proteins:
- the LOC136256932 gene encoding uncharacterized protein codes for MTQPSATNISEKLNSITLKDVHHEYRELGRGAYGIVYTVKYCGFLCAAKKIHSILVDDRLEPEEKEAMKNSFIRECYQCSVLSHPNIVTLFGVHYPDQSGIPVMIMELMDKSLTKHIEQNKKVLMKEKIGILLDVARGLGYLHTLNPPVIHRDLSPNNILLKQLPASSVDYLWIAKLADMGVAKVIKPNVRKLRLTKAPGTADFMPPEVLPDNPTYDSSLDVFSFGGIILFVATHTWPTPTQLAIMDPVTDKLIAFTEVERRKKYLDKMTSEMKLLKAQATSCLDNKAIRRPTVVEIVKELELFKQQIDKNILTLKRPPSHLVVQQTASLPIMRTTDLLEHYPWFVSFTYKEAEGALNGLDDGVFFVREMKESDNKEYEICIRWKEKTHHIKIHGGQLSSTFSITDDKHFVTLNEMVDYYQDHSLGSHFPDIDTALIFPFWGQYNDYPSHSIDKDTTKDSPKPRKGGTFGKMFSKFMHHSGSMESPSPPSHNIKVLRRSTSQVDNNEQPIPMSPQLESLCAASLEKSNIYEPMEMFHSRSDAGTSKRQKPSSDIVANDKILAEKELWYYGDISRSIAIQLLKEDGDFLLRYAENKKCFVLTTQWDGMNKHFIARKIEDQDGTKYSFEGKPFSSISALIKHHIETQIPITKQSQAVLKRPVCKKTTSTSQSSYTISHDNIILDGQPLGQGFLGEMLSAILKNSGLQVCVKRCTSGSSTEKLFLNEAEVLKQISHNNIVKLLGVCTDKEPMYIVTESLPGGNFLHFLQKKEIKHTSYQLLQYSLNAAQGMEYVTSQKYIHRDLAARSCWVDRNLKISGFGLCRKAEDGYCPLTPDDKQIPVKWTAPEVFNTYQFTGACDVWSYGVLLIEIYSSGSPPYVGMKNAQAREFVEQGHRMKAPEGTPKEVYDDIMSKCWLYEPEKRPTFSEIVTLLKTIITKIMDVE; via the exons ATGACACAGCCGTCAGCTACAAATATTAGCGAAAAGTTGAATTCCATCACGCTTAAAGACGTGCATCACGAGTACAGAGAGTTAGGACGCGGTGCGTATGGAATCGTTTACACCGTCAAGTACTGTGGATTTCTGTGCGCAGCCAAGAAGATCCACTCTATACTTGTTGATGACAGGCTAGAACCGGAAGAAAAGGAAGCAATGAAGAACAGCTTTATTCGCGAGTGTTACCAATGTAGCGTATTATCCCACCCGAATATCGTGACACTTTTCGGTGTTCATTATCCAGACCAGTCAGGCATACCTGTGATGATCATGGAGTTGATGGACAAGAGCCTGACTAAACATATTGAACAGAATAAAAAGGTGCTTATGAAAGAAAAGATTGGCATTTTGCTTGATGTGGCTCGGGGGCTGGGCTACCTACATACCCTAAACCCTCCTGTGATTCACCGTGACTTGTCTCCTAATAACATTCTGTTAAAACAGCTACCAGCATCTTCTGTGGATTACTTATGGATTGCAAAACTGGCAGATATGGGTGTAGCTAAAGTCATTAAACCCAATGTCAGAAAACTAAGGCTGACCAAAGCACCAGGAACAGCAGATTTCATGCCACCTGAAGTGTTACCGGATAATCCTACCTATGATTCTTCACTGGATGTGTTTTCCTTTGGAGGGATCATCTTGTTTGTAGCCACTCACACATGGCCGACACCAACACAGTTGGCAATAATGGATCCTGTCACTGATAAGCTAATTGCTTTTACTGAAGTTGAACGACGGAAGAAGTACTTGGATAAGATGACTAGTGAAATGAAATTACTGAAAGCACAAGCCACTTCTTGCTTGGATAATAAGGCAATTAGACGTCCTACTGTTGTAGAAATTGTTAAAGAGCTTGAATTATTCAAG CAACAGATCGACAAAAATATATTGACACTGAAGAGGCCACCCTCACATTT AGTAGTACAACAGACAGCTAGCCTGCCGATTATGAGGACTACAGATTTACTTGAACATTATCCATG GTTTGTGAGTTTCACATACAAGGAAGCTGAAGGAGCATTAAATGGGTTGgatgatggtgttttctttgtgcGAGAAATGAAAGAGAGTGACAACAAAGAATATGAAATTTGTATAAG GTGGAAAGAAAAAACTCATCACATAAAGATACACGGTGGTCAATTATCCAGCACTTTTAGCATTACCGATGATAAGCATTTTGTTACGCTTAAC GAGATGGTTGATTACTACCAAGACCACTCATTGGGTAGTCACTTTCCTGACATTGACACTGCACTGATTTTCCCTTTTTGGGGTCAGTATAATGATTACCCTTCACATAGTATTGATAAAGATACCACCAAG GATTCACCAAAGCCTAGAAAAGGTGGTACTTTTGGAAAAATGTTTTCAAAATTTATGCACCACAGTGGTAGTATGGAATCTCCATCACCTCCATCTCATAATATTAAAGTATTGAGGCGTAGCACATCACAAGTTGACAACAACGAACAACCTATTCCAATGTCACCTCAACTTGAGAGTTTGTGTGCAGCTTCGCTGGAGAAAAGCAACATATATGAGCCTATGGAAATGTTTCATAGTAGGAGTGATGCTGGTACCAGTAAAAGGCAAAAGCCCTCCAGTGATATTGTTGCTAATGATAAG ATTTTAGCAGAGAAAGAGTTGTGGTACTATGGGGATATCTCTCGTTCCATTGCCATTCAACTGTTGAAGGAAGATGGTGATTTTCTATTAAGATATGCAGAGAATAAGAAGTGTTTTGTGTTAACCACCCAATGGGATGGGATGAATAAACACTTCATTGCTCGGAAGATAGAAGACCAA GATGGGACAAAGTACAGTTTTGAAGGCAAACCATTTTCAAGCATCAGTGCACTCATTAAACATCATATTGAGACCCAGATTCCCATTACTAAACAATCACAAGCTGTGCTAAAGAGACCTGTGTGTAAGAAGACAACCTCTACTAGCCAGTCATCGTACACTATTAGCcatgataatattatacttGATGGGCAACCACTTGGCCAAGGATTCCTTGGAGAAATGTTGTCAGCCATCCTGAAGAATTCTGGGTTACAGGTGTGTGTTAAAAGGTGTACTTCTGGTAGCAGTACTGAAAAACTGTTTTTGAATGAAGCTGAAGTTTTAAAACAGATTAGTCACAATAACATTGTTAAATTACTCGGAGTGTGTACTGATAAAGAGCCAATGTACATTGTCACAGAATCACTACCTGGTGGAAACTTTCTTCACTTCCTTCAGAAGAAGGAAATTAAGCACACTTCATATCAACTACTACAGTATTCTCTTAATGCTGCACAGGGAATGGAGTATGTGACTTCACAGAAATACATTCACCGAGATTTGGCTGCCAGGAGTTGTTGGGTTGATAGAAATCTAAAGATATCTGGCTTTGGCTTATGCAGAAAAGCAGAAGATGGTTACTGTCCATTAACACCTGATGACAAACAGATTCCTGTAAAGTGGACAGCTCCTGAA GTATTCAACACTTATCAGTTCACTGGAGCTTGTGATGTGTGGAGTTATGGAGTACTACTAATTGAAATTTACTCTTCTGGGTCACCACCTTATGTTGGAATGAAAAATGCA